A region of the Pelecanus crispus isolate bPelCri1 chromosome 1, bPelCri1.pri, whole genome shotgun sequence genome:
TGGGAGCCCCTGGCCTGGTCCCCTCTCCTGCTCACACTTGTCCCCATCTCCTGATTGTTCTGGTCCCCTCTTCTTGTCCCGCTTGTCTCCTGCTCCCACTTATCTGCAGCCCAGAGATTTGTCCTTGTCTCTTGGTCCCACTTGTCCTTGTCTGCTGGTCCCACTGGTCTCTTCTCCTGGTCCAACTTGTCTCCATCTCTTGATCCCACTGGTCCCTTCTCCTGGTTCCACTTGTCCCCATCTCCTGGTCCCATTTGTTCCATTTTTTGGtcacatttttcccctctactgATTCTTTTTGTCCCCAGCTCCTGGTCCCACCAGTCCCCTCTCTTGGTCACGCGTGTCTCCAACTCCTGGTCTCATTTATTTCCCTCTCCTGGTCCTGTTGGTTTCCTGGTACCATTTgtcccctctccttctcctACTCATCCCCATCTCCCTGTCCCACTTGGCCCCTCTCCTCATCCCACTTGTCCCAtcccctggccctgctctcaggggcagcagaggcagtTTTGGTGCAGACCTGTTGGGATTCAGCACGAATTTTTGGGGCCAGAGCCTTTCCCCACCCAGGGGGAAGCCCAGCGCAGCCCCCAGGCCCCATCACTGGATGCCCTGGCAAGCGCACATGAGAGGGTAACATGATTTTGGCCTGGCTGTGAGCTGAGACCGGGGAAACTCGTGTCATGCAAAGCAGCTCGGTGCCTCAGATGCTTTTGGACATCTGCATCACAGTGGTACCCAGAGTCCCGCGCAGGGTGAAGGGGctaatgccaaaaaaaaaaggggggttaAAACAACCTCTCTGGTCCAAAAATGAGGCACTTTGCCCCAAAACAATGCCCCATCTGCTTCAACCTCGGGCTCGGCACTGGATCTGGCCCCAAATTGCTCCATTCAGCACCATCTTGGCCATCCCCGGGCACCGTGGcccatcctgccccacagctggtGCTTGGCTGCGGGGcaatttgggttttgtttttttttttttaaatttctcccCCATACAgtgatttcttctttcacaaataatctgaaagtgaaaaatcagcaagaaaaagcactttaaaacaCCTCTGAGAAATTAAACACTTTTCCACCAAACTAAATATTGGAAAGACATACTTGCAAAgctgttctgggttttttgggggtttgtttagTTACTTATTCCCTTAATGCAGAACCTGGCTTGCTGCAACCCAACTGAGCCCTCCTCTGCGGCATCCCCTAACCCCTTGCCCCACCAACTCGTAACAACCTCACtgcaaaaatccttttttcccccccattttttttttttttttttttttttttttttacagcagccTGGTGTCCAGGGGCCTCCCCTTCTTGTGGCCAGCGACATTTCCCGGGCAATACGTCATGTTTGCTTAAGAGCAGAGTTATTgccggggaggaggcagggagctaCAGCCCCgggggctgtgggagggggggaaaaaatggggggaaatggggaaaaaaaaaatcctgcctttcttttcaaCGTCCTTTGGGAGGGCTCAGAAAAGCTCCTTGGTGTCTTTTGGTGGGTCTCAGTATTGTTTCCCCAATGTTtaaataatgtgtttttaaagcCCAGTTGTTGAAATGGTATTAAAATGTCTTggttttgctaaaataaaaggGAATGGGGAGAATTTGTGACTGATtcagcagcactggagcagaAGCATCGCTGGCCCCCCCCATGGTGGGTGATGCTGGGGGGTTCATGAGCTGCTTTTCTCCTAAAAAGTATCATTTTAGAGAAAACCTGTGTCCAGGTGAAGCAGAACCgtgagcagggaaaggggagtGATGGGGGGGTTATGGTTGGGCCCCCGGTTTTGGGTGGTGCTGGAGCCCTCGGTGGCTTTTGTGTTGGAAAGGCTGGAGGAAAATATATGGCAAGGTGGTGGAAGATTGTTTGCCAGCGGTGGAGCTGGGATCAGCTGCTACAGTCTGGATCCAGGAGATTCCCCCAAGTCCCAGCCCAAGGGATCCCCTAAGTGCAGGATCCTCCGTGTCCTGTGCTAGCTGATCCCCATGTCCCACCCCAGATGAACCCCGAGGTCTCAGCCCAGGTGATCCCTCATGGTCCACTCTAAGTGATCCCTCATCGGCCACTCCATGTGGTTCCCCCCTCAGCTCTCATCTTGGGTGGTCTCCCAGATCCCATCCTAGATGATCCCCCATCTGGGGGATCCCCCAGGTCCAATCGCTTGGAGGATGCTCCAAGCCCCAACCTAAGTGATCCCCAGTGTGCCATCCCCGGCGACCCACTCCCAGGTCCCATCTTAGATGATCCCCCAAGTCTTATTCCAGGGGATCTCCCAGAATTGATCTAAAATAATCCCCCAAACCCCATCCTAGATGGTCCCCCATGTGACATCCCAGGTGACCCTCCTCCAGGTCCCCTCTTAGCTGATCCCACAGGTCTTATCCCAAGGGATCCCCCAGGTCCTGGCCTAGGTGATTCCCCCAGGACCCGTCCCAGGTGACCCCTACGCCAGGTCCCATTCTGCAATCTCCATCCCCAGGTGCAGGGGACCATCCTGACCAGGTTTTGGGGTGGAAATGGCCGGTCTCTCCCTTGGCACCCTACATCCCCCGCTTTTGCCCCCACCTCCCAGGCAGCGAGTGCATCACCTGTACCGGCTCAATTAATTTAATCATTAACCAATGCCCGATCCAAAACGCCCTGTGAGTCACGGCTCTGGAGGGAGGCAGCGTGGAAGCTCCGGGATGGATCCTGCTCACCCCAtcagctccttcccctccagtgGGGCAACTGGGGCCTGGAAAGCTGGATTTGGGAAGCAAAATCCCCGCCCTTGGCAATACTGAAGCGAACAGGACCCTCCcgtctgtccatctgtccatcccAAGTGATGCTGGTGCAAACCTTCCCGCCACACTCCTGAGCATCAAATTGGGGGAGAAATGGGCAAACATCTCTGGtgcaaaacaacaaataaactTTGTTCTCCAGGCCGGTGCCGCTGAtgatggggctgtggggctggcgtTTCTGGCCAAGGTCCAGCCTCCTGTTAAAGACCATCGTTAAGAAAAACCAGCTCAGGATAAGGGGTGTGAAAAAATACTCCGGTAATTAAACAACCCcagaacagaagaagaaaaatgtcaaccCTAAAAATACAGGGAATGATTTTGCCTGTGAAGCATAGCATTAACAAATAATCACGTTTTCGGGAAGGTCTAATTTTAGCGGCGCGGGTACAATAGCCTGGTGTGACCCCTTCGCTTGTCTTGATTTTGCtgatttggggcttttttttttttttctgctgggcTTTGCCCCGTTCTTGtcccctgcagagctgcaggcatgcTGGGTGTGCGAGCAAGAGGGCAGCACGTGGTGAAGgcgctgggtgctgggctgggggctgtgccTGGGGTGGAGCGAGTGTGGGTGTGCTCGGCTCTGCCCGTCGGCGTGCAGGCACCTGCCTGTTTTTCCCGGTGTTGGGAAAACAACCGGGATTGCCAAAGATCCTGGCCCCAGGGATAGcctggaggaggggggggggggtgaggtcCTTGTGGCAGCTTGAACATCCCCAGAGCCGCCATGTCCCCCGTGACGCAGCTATGCCCTGTGTACACCGCCTCCCCGTTTGCTCGTAAGTGCCTGAGCATTAATAGGACCCATTATAATTAATTCTCCTTCAAACCCCTCCATATAGGGAATCACCTCAGcccggggcaggagggctgctgtAACTGGGTTTCACCCTCTTTTGTGGGGAAACTGAGTCACGGGCAGCATGACGGGGTGGATTACGGCCAGGAAAGGTGTAATCCTGCTCTACTTACCTTTGGGATGGGGATTAGGGCTAAATCCAGCGGCCAACTCTCCTCTTAGtttgggggagagaaaaaggccCCCAACACCCTGGGAGTGCAGACAGCAGACCCCAAAAGcgatggggatttggggtgggGACGGCCACAACCTGGggcctgcagctggagggtgCCCAGCACCCATGAGGGGCATCTTTCCAGCTTGTAGGGAAAAAGAatggggggaaggggatgggggcGATGCAGGGCTTGACCCTGGCtgagatagaatcatagaatcatttaggttggaaaagaccttgaagatcatccaggccaaccattaacctacactaccaagtctactctaagccaatcaagggtagactagactaaaccatgtcccgaagtgccacatctacccattttttgaacacaatgAGATGCACTGATGTcggtggtttgggggggttgttttttagCAGGGACCCCAAAGAGAAGCCAAAGGAAGCACTGGCAGCCACCAGAACACGGGGGGACATTTCTTTATTGGACTCGGCACGGGCCTGGGGGACGCGCAGTGGCTACTGGCACCTCTACGGACATGAGGGGTGCATCTCGTGGGGGGCAGTGAGGAGAGACCCCCCCCGTGTCCATCTGCACCCCAAGCCCCATCCTGCCAGGTAGGACGCCTGCATCCAACGCAGACGCTGGCTGGGATAAATGAGGATTTTTCCAGCCCAGGATGGTGGAGAGAAGGTGGTAGGGaatggaggggctgggggaccaCCACGGCCTCTGTTCCCTATGAAGAAAttaaggaaagattaaaaaaaggaccATGAACACTGATTTTTCCAACTGCCAGCAAGAGTTGCAGGGCAGGAGGTGGTCAGGATGGGGGATATGCAAGATTTGGGGTGGCCATTGCAATGGGTGGGGTGGACCCCTTGGTCTGGGGCTTTCCGTGGACATGGGGTTGGGAGCAAAGCCACATCCTAGTGAGTTACCTGTGGGATGGGGTTGGAGGTGGTGGTCATGGAGGGGGTCACTTCTCCGTCATCATCCTCACGAACTCCTCGTAGTTGACCTGCCCGTCATTGTTGCAGTCGGCCTCCTTGATCATCTCATCCACCTCCTCATCCGTCAACTTCTCACCCAGGTTGGTCATGACGTGCCGCAGCTCCGCCGCGCTGATGTAGCCATTGCCGTCCTTATCGAAGACGCGGAAAGCCTCGCGGATCTCCTCCTCGCTGTCTGTGTCCCTCATCTTCCTCGCCATCAGCGAGAGGAACTCGGGGAAGTCGATGGTGCCGCTGCCGTCGGCATCCACCTCCCCCACCAtgtcctgcagctctgcttcgGTGGGGTTTTGCCCCAACGAGCGCATGACGGTGCCCAACTCCTTCGTGGTGATGCAACCGTCTCCATCCCGGTCGAAAAGGGAAAAAGCCTCCTTGAATTCGGTGATCTGCTCCTCCGACAGCCGCTCGGCCATGGTGCTCCCCGCTCGCACACGTCTCTGCCGCGGCACGCCGTGGCGCCGGCGGGGAGGCGCAGACGGGGCCTCCTCCCTCCAACCTGCCTCTCCCcggatgaggaggaggaggaggaggaggcaggagctggggcacaCAGGAGAGGCCGAGCCATGGGGTCAGCAGGAACGGTTCAGCTGGACCCTGAAGGAGCAGGTGGGGGAGTTTTGGGGTTCTGGAGATGAAGggtgacccccagccccctgggGTTACCCCGGCTGCCCTCCCACTTGCTCCGCCAGTGGCATTTCACGGGGCTGGCTCCTAATGAAACCCCTAATTAAGGGATTTGTGCTGTGGCTTGCAGCCAAGCGGTGGTTTCGGGGAGAGGCAGGGGTGCTGGCGGAAGGGGGGTGATACACGCTATTTTTGGCTATTTTAAGGCcattttggtggggtttggaGTTGTGCAaaggcctccagccctgcatggggggggtgtgtgtgtgtgttgagaGGCATTGCCCCAgtctccccagccccagggccaccacGGCGATGCTGGCAGCATGTCAAACCTGCTGAGGGAGGATTCCCTCGTGCAGGTccaggcagagcccagctgatGTGCTCTGCGCTGACGGAGACCTGAATCAGCCATGACGCCTCTTCTGGGCTCCCCAAGAACGGCCTcgcagcccccggggcagcTGATGTGGTGGTGCATCAGGTGAGCAATGCCATGAGTCCTGCCTTGGTTAGTCAGGGGTTAACCCTGGGGCTGAGTAAAGGTTAACCATGTTGTAATGGCCTGCTTTCATTTTACTCATCTCTTACAGCAGGGAGTACAGCAGGGTTCAGAGCCAAATGACAATGAGGGCTATTTCTCTGTCCTCCTGTCCATCCATCCTACCATCCATAGGTGGCTGCACCTATTCTCACTACATTCCATCCATCCATTTGTCTgctcatccatccatccatccatgcatcTACCCAactatccatccatccacccaacAATCCATCCGCTTGTCCATCTATCCACCCAACCATGTcaccatccatccatccacccaacAAACCATCTGCATGTCCATCTATCCACCCAACCACGTCACCATCCATCCATCCGCCCATCCACCCAACAACCCATCTGTGTGTCCATCTATCCACCCAACCATGTcaccatccatccatccacccaacAACCCATCTGCGTGTCCATCTATCCAC
Encoded here:
- the LOC104031942 gene encoding calmodulin, striated muscle translates to MAERLSEEQITEFKEAFSLFDRDGDGCITTKELGTVMRSLGQNPTEAELQDMVGEVDADGSGTIDFPEFLSLMARKMRDTDSEEEIREAFRVFDKDGNGYISAAELRHVMTNLGEKLTDEEVDEMIKEADCNNDGQVNYEEFVRMMTEK